A DNA window from Haliovirga abyssi contains the following coding sequences:
- a CDS encoding sugar ABC transporter substrate-binding protein, with the protein MKKRVLVILALFTLVFSSVVSAKTVKLWYGWTGQEKEAMLGILAKYEQVSGNKVDALMVPFDALQGKFQTMAPQGQGPDVIVGPADWIGTFKIQNLLAPIDGFASESTLKGFIPTVLGACKYENKLYGLPESYKVVALIYNKDLIPNPPKTTEEMIKIGKELTNEDESQYGLVYDKGNYYYHMGWIGGFGGKILDKNNNPTFDSKAQIEAAKFVASLSEDPQKIMPEEVDYNVMMTLFNDGLAGMIINGPWAIGDLVESGVNFGVTRIPMVNQTGLWPAPALGPEVMMMSAYSKDKKNGYDLIKFLTSADSQAEMSKVGHLPSRSEVYEYRTVKNSSVYQYIKGFKSQAEVGTPMPTAPEMNAAVWANGATMLSQVLSGDATAEEAAKDVQEKAMESVKELRQK; encoded by the coding sequence ATGAAAAAAAGAGTATTAGTTATTTTAGCACTATTTACATTAGTATTTTCTAGTGTAGTATCTGCAAAAACAGTAAAGTTATGGTATGGATGGACAGGACAAGAAAAAGAAGCAATGTTAGGAATACTTGCAAAATATGAACAAGTATCAGGAAACAAAGTAGATGCATTAATGGTACCATTTGATGCATTGCAAGGAAAATTTCAAACAATGGCTCCACAAGGTCAAGGACCAGATGTAATAGTTGGACCTGCTGATTGGATAGGAACATTTAAAATTCAAAATTTATTAGCACCTATTGATGGATTTGCATCAGAAAGTACTTTAAAAGGATTTATACCAACAGTATTAGGGGCATGTAAATATGAAAATAAATTATATGGATTACCAGAATCATATAAAGTAGTAGCTTTAATTTATAATAAAGATTTAATACCAAATCCTCCAAAAACAACAGAGGAAATGATAAAAATAGGAAAAGAATTAACTAACGAAGATGAATCACAATATGGACTAGTTTATGATAAAGGAAATTACTATTATCATATGGGATGGATTGGTGGATTTGGAGGAAAAATATTGGATAAAAATAATAATCCAACATTTGATTCTAAAGCTCAAATAGAAGCAGCTAAATTTGTAGCTTCTTTATCAGAAGATCCTCAGAAGATAATGCCAGAAGAAGTAGATTATAATGTAATGATGACACTATTTAATGATGGGCTTGCAGGAATGATAATAAATGGACCTTGGGCAATAGGAGATTTAGTAGAATCAGGAGTAAATTTTGGAGTAACAAGAATACCAATGGTTAATCAAACAGGGCTTTGGCCAGCACCAGCATTGGGACCAGAAGTAATGATGATGTCAGCTTATTCTAAAGACAAAAAAAATGGATATGATTTAATAAAATTTTTAACATCAGCAGATTCACAAGCTGAAATGTCTAAAGTTGGACATTTACCGTCAAGATCAGAAGTTTATGAGTATAGAACTGTAAAAAATAGCAGTGTATATCAATACATAAAAGGATTTAAATCTCAAGCAGAAGTAGGAACTCCAATGCCGACAGCACCAGAAATGAATGCTGCAGTTTGGGCAAATGGAGCTACAATGTTATCACAAGTATTATCAGGAGATGCAACAGCAGAAGAAGCAGCAAAAGATGTACAAGAAAAAGCTATGGAATCAGTTAAAGAATTAAGACAAAAATAA
- a CDS encoding methyl-accepting chemotaxis protein has translation MKKRTNKKGTLSLKAKLILINSVIVFAILVASTITAINISGSKLGEVSDNIKDNLGKALNEKLKKAGEISINILKDKENVILREANIMGSNSDLITLVEYNMKRKTSKLSKNSFIPDEKNKKKFFVEYKKTKSILNYIRIVGDLQKSMYGDGAEKQIEIVDATGKVKAKTKGIKRAFREKSNSDKIKQILGTAGGLTLTDVIPSSNGLIIKAYGKIDKDSTDNQQKGILIVTLPLNVAFANQLKNMTDTEIGLYNGTKFFTGTLFGDNGKPLDLGDGSKILKKLETGEKIVIENKELDFGNVQGKNVKKSYRFAYIPITNYLGKIVGMMAVGVKTENLNKAISVSEKNKKEVKSEIVKSLVIVAIFGILIGMIFIYIYSGTITKEIKKILDAVNKVSEGNLTLEVKTKRKDEIGDLADGINNMTKNLKLMVYQITDMSERIASSTEQISATSEANRSSMEGIVNISGEIKDKSNEEMLRIQEAVEFISQINAGIKDISKYSEKVTEKSNDSSELAIEGGKAVKDAVDSINEIKSTVEETSEIVKSLRTKTEVVDKVVTVITGIADQTNLLALNAAIEAARAGEVGKGFAVVANEVKKLASQSAEAAEEIRTIILGIQSEANNVSKSMKKGLEEVEKGVNISNKAGEALKSIIDSVYDTTEMVTEITASTQEQSASSEEALKTMEDIAAASEQTNAISESIAKEAEERLKGVEEIVEGVNSILDGAETLNNLTDTFDIGKDFDMSENVKKELKELDD, from the coding sequence ATGAAAAAAAGAACAAATAAAAAAGGGACATTAAGTTTAAAAGCTAAACTGATTTTAATTAATAGTGTAATAGTGTTTGCAATATTAGTAGCATCAACAATAACAGCAATAAATATAAGTGGATCTAAATTAGGAGAGGTATCTGATAATATAAAAGATAATTTGGGAAAAGCTTTAAATGAAAAATTGAAAAAAGCAGGAGAGATATCTATAAATATATTAAAAGATAAAGAAAATGTCATTTTAAGAGAAGCAAATATAATGGGGAGCAACTCTGATTTAATAACTTTAGTAGAATATAATATGAAGAGAAAAACAAGTAAATTATCAAAAAATAGTTTTATTCCTGATGAAAAAAATAAAAAGAAATTTTTTGTAGAATATAAAAAAACAAAATCAATTTTAAACTATATTAGAATAGTTGGAGATTTACAAAAAAGTATGTATGGAGATGGAGCAGAAAAACAGATAGAAATTGTAGATGCAACAGGAAAAGTAAAAGCGAAAACTAAAGGAATAAAAAGAGCATTTAGAGAAAAATCTAATTCAGATAAAATAAAACAAATTTTGGGAACGGCTGGAGGGCTAACGCTTACAGATGTAATACCTTCATCTAATGGACTGATAATAAAAGCTTATGGAAAAATTGATAAAGATTCAACAGATAATCAACAAAAAGGTATATTAATTGTGACATTGCCCTTAAATGTTGCATTTGCAAATCAATTAAAAAATATGACAGATACTGAAATTGGACTTTATAATGGAACTAAATTTTTTACAGGAACATTATTTGGGGATAATGGAAAGCCTTTAGATTTAGGTGATGGCTCTAAAATATTAAAAAAATTAGAAACTGGTGAAAAAATAGTAATAGAAAACAAAGAGCTTGATTTTGGAAATGTACAAGGAAAAAACGTAAAAAAGAGTTATAGATTTGCATATATACCAATAACAAATTATTTAGGTAAAATAGTAGGAATGATGGCTGTTGGAGTAAAGACAGAGAACTTGAATAAAGCTATTTCAGTTTCTGAAAAAAATAAAAAAGAGGTAAAAAGTGAAATTGTAAAATCTTTAGTAATAGTTGCAATTTTTGGAATATTAATAGGTATGATATTTATATATATATATTCTGGAACAATAACAAAAGAGATTAAAAAAATATTAGATGCAGTAAATAAAGTATCAGAGGGAAATTTAACATTGGAAGTAAAAACAAAACGTAAAGATGAAATAGGAGATTTAGCTGATGGAATAAATAATATGACGAAAAATTTAAAATTAATGGTTTATCAAATAACAGATATGTCAGAAAGAATAGCTTCTTCTACTGAGCAAATATCAGCTACTTCAGAAGCAAACAGAAGTTCTATGGAGGGGATAGTAAATATATCTGGTGAAATAAAAGATAAATCAAATGAAGAGATGTTGAGAATACAAGAAGCTGTGGAATTTATTAGTCAAATTAACGCAGGAATAAAAGATATATCTAAATATTCAGAAAAAGTTACAGAAAAATCTAATGATTCATCAGAATTAGCTATAGAGGGAGGAAAGGCAGTAAAAGATGCAGTTGATTCTATAAATGAAATAAAAAGCACAGTTGAGGAAACGTCTGAAATAGTAAAAAGTTTGAGAACAAAAACGGAAGTTGTAGATAAAGTGGTAACTGTAATAACAGGAATAGCAGATCAAACTAATCTTTTAGCGTTAAATGCAGCAATAGAAGCAGCGAGAGCAGGAGAAGTAGGAAAAGGGTTTGCAGTAGTTGCCAATGAAGTAAAAAAATTAGCTAGTCAATCAGCAGAAGCAGCAGAAGAAATTAGAACTATAATATTAGGGATACAAAGTGAAGCAAATAATGTAAGTAAAAGTATGAAAAAGGGATTAGAAGAGGTAGAAAAAGGTGTTAATATTAGTAATAAAGCAGGAGAAGCATTAAAAAGTATAATAGATTCAGTATATGATACAACAGAAATGGTAACTGAAATAACAGCATCAACGCAGGAACAGTCAGCTAGCTCAGAAGAAGCATTAAAAACTATGGAGGATATAGCGGCAGCTTCAGAACAAACAAATGCAATTTCTGAGAGTATTGCAAAAGAAGCAGAGGAGAGATTAAAAGGTGTAGAAGAAATAGTAGAAGGAGTTAACAGTATTTTAGATGGAGCAGAAACACTTAATAATTTAACCGATACATTTGATATAGGAAAAGATTTTGATATGAGTGAAAATGTAAAAAAAGAGTTAAAGGAATTAGACGATTAG